The proteins below are encoded in one region of Podarcis raffonei isolate rPodRaf1 chromosome 8, rPodRaf1.pri, whole genome shotgun sequence:
- the USB1 gene encoding U6 snRNA phosphodiesterase 1 isoform X1 translates to MSRVAAVAGLVGYSSSDSEDESASSGVQGEGGEAGGASSVEGRQGRRSPGDSSTAPRLPVPDSVLSMFRDQEEAETVVDDSSKHGGRLRTFPHERGNWATHVYVPYEAQEDFLDLLQLILLRARASVPSLTAMAEFHISLSQGVILRHHWISPVVQSLKEHLASFPRFTCRADRVKIYTNDPKSRTFIGLEVTSGHSQLLELVSEVDRVMEEFSLPSFYKNPSFHLSLAWCVGNLSEELESCLQELQEIVNRFEDSSYLVRIPGAEVRCKSGKKIFSFPLR, encoded by the exons ATGAGTAGAGTGGCGGCGGTCGCAGGTCTGGTGGGCTACAGCAGCTCCGACTCGGAAGATGAGAGCGCATCCTCGGGAGTGCAAGGGGAAGGCGGCGAGGCCGGCGGCGCAAGCTCGGTGGAGGGACGTCAAGGCCGCCGCTCTCCCGGCGACAG CTCAACAGCTCCTCGCCTTCCTGTGCCAGACAGCGTGCTAAGTATGTTCAGAGATCAGGAGGAGGCAGAGACAGTGGTGGACGACAGCAGCAAGCATGGAGGCCGCCTGCGGACCTTTCCCCATGAGCGAGGCAACTGGGCAACACATGTCTACGTGCCTT ATGAGGCTCAGGAGGACTTCCTCGACCTGCTCCAGCTCATCCTCCTGCGTGCACGTGCATCCGTGCCATCGTTGACGGCTATGGCAGAGTTCCACATCAGCCTTTCTCAGGGTGTGATCCTGCGCCACCACTGGATAAGCCCTGTTGTCCAGTCCCTCAAGGAACACCTGGCTTCCTTCCCCCG GTTCACCTGTAGAGCAGATCGGGTGAAGATTTACACCAATGATCCCAAAAGCAG GACCTTCATTGGCTTGGAGGTAACTTCTGGGCATTCTCAGCTCTTGGAGTTGGTTTCTGAAGTGGACAGAGTTATGGAGGAATTCAGTCTCCCTTCTTTCTACAAG AATCCCTCATTCCATCTCAGCCTCGCGTGGTGTGTTGGAAACCTTTCTGAAGAACTTGAAAGTTGTCTTCAGGAGTTGCAG GAGATTGTGAATAGGTTTGAGGACTCTTCATACCTTGTGCGAATCCCTGGGGCCGAAGTCCGTTGCAAGTCTGGCAAGAAGATCTTCTCCTTCCCTTTACGGTAG
- the USB1 gene encoding U6 snRNA phosphodiesterase 1 isoform X2, whose protein sequence is MSRVAAVAGLVGYSSSDSEDESASSGVQGEGGEAGGASSVEGRQGRRSPGDSSTAPRLPVPDSVLSMFRDQEEAETVVDDSSKHGGRLRTFPHERGNWATHVYVPYEAQEDFLDLLQLILLRARASVPSLTAMAEFHISLSQGVILRHHWISPVVQSLKEHLASFPRFTCRADRVKIYTNDPKSRTFIGLEVTSGHSQLLELVSEVDRVMEEFSLPSFYKEIVNRFEDSSYLVRIPGAEVRCKSGKKIFSFPLR, encoded by the exons ATGAGTAGAGTGGCGGCGGTCGCAGGTCTGGTGGGCTACAGCAGCTCCGACTCGGAAGATGAGAGCGCATCCTCGGGAGTGCAAGGGGAAGGCGGCGAGGCCGGCGGCGCAAGCTCGGTGGAGGGACGTCAAGGCCGCCGCTCTCCCGGCGACAG CTCAACAGCTCCTCGCCTTCCTGTGCCAGACAGCGTGCTAAGTATGTTCAGAGATCAGGAGGAGGCAGAGACAGTGGTGGACGACAGCAGCAAGCATGGAGGCCGCCTGCGGACCTTTCCCCATGAGCGAGGCAACTGGGCAACACATGTCTACGTGCCTT ATGAGGCTCAGGAGGACTTCCTCGACCTGCTCCAGCTCATCCTCCTGCGTGCACGTGCATCCGTGCCATCGTTGACGGCTATGGCAGAGTTCCACATCAGCCTTTCTCAGGGTGTGATCCTGCGCCACCACTGGATAAGCCCTGTTGTCCAGTCCCTCAAGGAACACCTGGCTTCCTTCCCCCG GTTCACCTGTAGAGCAGATCGGGTGAAGATTTACACCAATGATCCCAAAAGCAG GACCTTCATTGGCTTGGAGGTAACTTCTGGGCATTCTCAGCTCTTGGAGTTGGTTTCTGAAGTGGACAGAGTTATGGAGGAATTCAGTCTCCCTTCTTTCTACAAG GAGATTGTGAATAGGTTTGAGGACTCTTCATACCTTGTGCGAATCCCTGGGGCCGAAGTCCGTTGCAAGTCTGGCAAGAAGATCTTCTCCTTCCCTTTACGGTAG
- the USB1 gene encoding U6 snRNA phosphodiesterase 1 isoform X3 gives MFRDQEEAETVVDDSSKHGGRLRTFPHERGNWATHVYVPYEAQEDFLDLLQLILLRARASVPSLTAMAEFHISLSQGVILRHHWISPVVQSLKEHLASFPRFTCRADRVKIYTNDPKSRTFIGLEVTSGHSQLLELVSEVDRVMEEFSLPSFYKNPSFHLSLAWCVGNLSEELESCLQELQEIVNRFEDSSYLVRIPGAEVRCKSGKKIFSFPLR, from the exons ATGTTCAGAGATCAGGAGGAGGCAGAGACAGTGGTGGACGACAGCAGCAAGCATGGAGGCCGCCTGCGGACCTTTCCCCATGAGCGAGGCAACTGGGCAACACATGTCTACGTGCCTT ATGAGGCTCAGGAGGACTTCCTCGACCTGCTCCAGCTCATCCTCCTGCGTGCACGTGCATCCGTGCCATCGTTGACGGCTATGGCAGAGTTCCACATCAGCCTTTCTCAGGGTGTGATCCTGCGCCACCACTGGATAAGCCCTGTTGTCCAGTCCCTCAAGGAACACCTGGCTTCCTTCCCCCG GTTCACCTGTAGAGCAGATCGGGTGAAGATTTACACCAATGATCCCAAAAGCAG GACCTTCATTGGCTTGGAGGTAACTTCTGGGCATTCTCAGCTCTTGGAGTTGGTTTCTGAAGTGGACAGAGTTATGGAGGAATTCAGTCTCCCTTCTTTCTACAAG AATCCCTCATTCCATCTCAGCCTCGCGTGGTGTGTTGGAAACCTTTCTGAAGAACTTGAAAGTTGTCTTCAGGAGTTGCAG GAGATTGTGAATAGGTTTGAGGACTCTTCATACCTTGTGCGAATCCCTGGGGCCGAAGTCCGTTGCAAGTCTGGCAAGAAGATCTTCTCCTTCCCTTTACGGTAG